AATTTATAACTTTAACTTCGGCTTCAACTATTCCTATACCGAAAGCCAGGATAAAAGTCCTGAGAGCCTGGAAAACGGCATGCAGCTTTTAAGAAGGCCTAAGAACAAGTTAGGCTTAAACGCGGGTTATGAATTCAGCAGCGCAAAGCTGAACCTGGAAGTGCTTAATATCGGTGAACGCGAGGACAAGGATTTTACGGCCTTTACAAGGGTCCCCTTAAAAAGCTACACTCTTGTTAACCTTGCGGCTTCTTACAGCATTACTCCTATGCTCAGGGTCTTTGGACGCGTGGATAACCTCCTTAATGCAAAGTACGAAGAGGTGCTTTTCTACGGCACTCCGGGCCGTTCGGCATATGTGGGACTCAAACTTAATTTTGAATAAAGAGGCATCATCATGAGCGGATTAAAGAAAGGTTTTATTCAGGTTTATACCGGAAACGGCAAGGGGAAAACAACAGCTGCACTCGGGCAGGCCATAAGAAGCTCGGGCAGCGGAATGAAAAGCCTTATAATCCAGTTCATGAAGGATTTCCCGTACGGTGAGCTCAGGGCTCTTAAGAGCCTTGAGCCCCTTATTACAATTGAGCAGTACGGAAACGACACTTTTGTCCTTGAGAAAAGGCCGCCTGAAGATAAGGAGAAAGAAGAAATTCAAAGAGGTCTTAAAAGAGCCCAGGATGCGCTCCTAAGCGGGGAATACGACCTTGTAATTCTGGATGAAATCTGCGTATGCTTTTATTTCGGCCTTCTGAACCTGGATGACGTAATGCCACTGCTCAGTATGAAGCCGGAAAATGTGGAGCTCATTCTTACAGGCCGCTACTGCCCGGAGGAAATACTGGACATGGCCGACCTGGTTACAGATATGCGTGAAATAAAGCACTACTACCGGAAAGGCATTACCTCAAGAAAAGGAATTGAATGCTGAGGTCAGCTAAAAGCTATCCCCCCGGTGCGGAACTATTTAACCGTTAACTCCAGATCCGGCTTCTGAAAATTTTCCTTCGGGCATTTGACCCTCCTTGCCCAGGCCATTTCAACTATTCTTTTAAGCGTCCTTCTGAACGAATAGCCCGCAGCCTTTGAAGAGCGCATGAAACCGGCGTCTTCCGTCAGATCAGGGTTTGGATTTATTTCAAGCACAAAGAGCTCGTTATTTTTTGCCAGGCGCATATCCACCCTTGCATAATCCCTTGCTCCCAGGGCCTTGAAGGCTTTAAGCGCAAGCTCCTTTGCATCCAGCTCTACCTCAGCAGGCAGAAGAGAAGGGCAGATAGCTCTTGCCATATGGTATGCCTCATGATAAGGATCCCACTTGGCCTGGTAGCTTACAATGTTATTAAGGTGAGGCGGCATATTTGAAAAATCAATTTCACTTATAGGCAGCACCCTCGGAAAGCGGTCGCCCATTACGGCTACATTCAGCTCGCGCCCGTCAATATACTCTTCAATTAAAACTTTCTGGTTAAAACGCTCAAGTACATACTGAACGCGCTCAAGAAGCTGCCCCTCATTGCCTACAACCGATTCATCCTCTATGCCGAGGCTTGCGTCCTCCTGCGAAGGTTTTACAATCAGCGGATAGCGGAGGCCCAGGCCCCGTGCTTCCTCCTGGCACGAAACGACGCGGAACTTTGGAGTATTTATTCCCATGGAGGACAGTATGCTTTTTGCCAGAATTTTCCTCTGGCACGTTGCAAGAGCCATCGGGGGTGCGCCGGTATAAGGAATATCCATCATCTGAAGCAGGCACGCAAAATTCATCTCAAGCGTCGGCTTGTCGTTGTAATATTCAACCATGTTAAAAATAACGTCGGGACGGTTCTGCCTGTAGTCGGAAAGGAAAGTATTGTAGTCGTCAAATATATTCAGGCTGTAAGCGTCAAAGCCCGCCTCGCAAAGGGCGCGCGTAATTGAATGATACCCGTCAAGCGGGCTGGAATGCTCAATATCAAAGTACGGTTCAAAATTGATCTCTACCGAAGGGGTGGCCATTTTTTCGTAATGAGCCAGGTCAGCATGAGATATATTGTATACAACGGCTACTTTCATGTTATTCCAATATTTTGGAAAAGAATATAAAAAAAATATCTTATTCCACGCAAAGACTTTGGCTAAAAAGAATTTGGCATATTTGCAAAATAGTTTTAACTTTAATTACAACCAGCCAGCCGGAATGAAGAAATTCCATTTTGCTATTTATTAATTTTGGCATTTTCCGGTAAAGTATAATTCTCTAATTTCACAGGGTGTTTTTTGAATCCAGGGTGAAATTTCCCGTATCAGAATTCAATAAATAAATTTTATTTTAACCGTCAATTCCAAATATTTTCTCGGGATTTGCTTTAAGAAATGAGTTTTTATCCTCAGCCAAATAAATATTATTGCGGACCATTCGCACTTAAATACGCTCTTGTGATGCTCGGAATCTTCAAGAATGAAAATTCCATTGCAAAGAGCGCCGGCAGCACCTGGTGGGCAGGAACAGATGAAATCGGGCTCGCAAGAGCGGCTAAAAAATTTCACTGCCGCATGAATTACTTCCGTTCCGAAGACCCGGCAATTGCGCTGGACCTATTGGACAGGGAACTGAAAAAAGGGCTCCCCTGCATACTCAGCGTTAATAACTGGGGGCACTGGCTTACCGTGCTCGGATACCAGAAAGAAAGATATATAATTGTGGACAGCGGGCTCGAAAGGGTTATTGCCATAATGACCCCGAAACAGCTCCTTCGAAAGTGGAAGTATGTTGACGAGGAAGGATGCCCCAGCTACGATGGCTATTCACTGCTGCCTCAGTTCAAGGTTGCAACCAAGGCCCTTTTTACTTTGGAAAAGGCCCGCCACGTAATGTATAAGAAAAATGAAAACCTGGCCAAAAAATGGGATACCTATTTTAATGACCTCATTAATATTTGCCGCCCCAGGACTCCGAACTCGTACAATATAATTTCTGTAAATGAGTTCCTGCGCCGCCACAGAAATCCCCTAATAAAAAAAGTGGCCTTCTGGCATGGCACGCCGAACTATAAAGAACTTGAAAAGATACTGCAGAATTTCCAGTTCGTGGCTGAAGTCTACGACCTTGTGATTTATCATGAGGACGAGAAACGGGCGCTTATAGATTTTACATCACTTCTTATGATGTACGCATGCGGCAAGTACGGTATGGATGCTATTTACTAAAGGGTTATTATACTGCCCGTGCGGCTTTAAGGCCTTATATATACGGGGACAAAAAAATAGAAACAAAAACGCGCGCCTTTGACCGGCGCGCGCCTTATTGCTTTTTTTTAAGCTCTTTGCTATTTCAGCTCTTTTGCCATTTCCGTTGTTGAGAGTTTTATTAGCACGTCCGGCTTAATCCAGTGCCCTCCTTCAAATGAAATAACCTGATACTGTATCTGGTGTGCCTGAAGCCTCATTTCATCCATGCTGTAGTATGCCGGTTTCAGGTATTCATCCCCGGTCCCGTATACAAGCGACAGCTTGGCCTTCCTGTACATCGGGTTTTCAAGATTGATCTCGGGCGGCAGGTGGCCTCCCCAGAGTATCAGGTCGTCAATTTCAATTTTACCATTATTAAACCAGCGCGATGCTGTTGCGGTGCCCTGCGAAAAGCCGAGCAGAAAAACTTCTGCTGAATCCCTTTGAACAGTAGAGAAAATTTCATTATAAATGGCATTCAGGTAGCCTATGTAGTCACTTATTTCATTAAGCCTGTCCTCGCTTGTCATCCAGGAAGCGCCGATCTTTCCGCTTGTTCCGCTTAAATAAAAACGGGATAATCCTTCAGGGGCAACAATAAGTCTTGTGCCGTCATTCAGCTTTGAAAAGTGCTTCAGGAAATGAGAGGCCAACTGACCGTATCCATGACATACAAACCATACCTGGTTAATCTGACCTGTTACTTCACCTAAGACAAAGTATCTGGCAGTCTTGTTTACTCTTATGCTGCATTCTGTCATATAGGTACCCTGAATAAACGTTATTGAAAACTGTGATTGAACATTATTTAATAAGCAGTAAGGTAAAATACGACTACAACGTACTATTTTATCCTGAATTTATCTAAAAAATACTCACTGAATCAGATATAGCCCCACTTTCTTTTATTTTCTTCAATTTCCTGCGGCGTCGGATTCTCTCTGATCGGCTCCGGTGTTGTTGTAAAATCCTGAGATGGATGATCCTTAAAGATGTTTGCGTTTATTTCACTGTCTTCCTTGAAAATTTCAGGAACTTCAGAATCCTCAAAAATTGCTCCCCAGGGGCATTCGGGTTCACATGCAGAACAGTTGATGCATTCATCAGGGTGTATAAAAAGCTGCCTGCGGTAGTTCGGGTCCTCTACAGTCAGACCGTAAATGCAGTCCACCGGACAGACTTTTACGCAGGCTGTATCCTGACAATCAGCACATAGCCGTGTTATTACCCAGGGCATATACTTCCTCCTATAGACCTGCTGATATTATTTTCTTTTTCTCTATTCTATTTATTATTGAATTAAATATCAAGGCTGATATTTACACTTCCCCTCCATAAAAAAGGCATTTATTTAGGGGGAAGGTCCGACGTCCTACGTCCGACGGAAAAAGCCAAACCTGTTTTCCGTCGGACTTCGGACGTTGGACGTTTATCCTCCTTGCAACTTCTGACTGATAAACCTATCTTGTATGAAAAGGGGTACACTTTTGAACTTATGGATAAACTATGGATAACGTGACGTTAGAATTAATAATAATTCTAATATTAATTATTGCAAATGGTCTTTTTGCCATGTCGGAAATTGCCGTGGTCTCTTCACGGAAAGCAAGACTGGAAAATCTGGCCAGAAAAGGGAACCAGAAGTCCAGAACAGCGCTCGACCTGGCAAATTCTCCAAGCAAATTTCTTTCCACGGTCCAGGTAGGCGTTACAACCATAAGCGTAATTACCGGCGCTGTCAGCGGCGCCACGCTTGGCAAAAAGCTGTCCTATGTTTTAAGCACTGTCCCTTTCATCGGGCAATATGCCGATATCCTGGGCTATACGCTGGTTGTAGCCGCAATTACCTATGTTACACTTGTCATCGGAGAGCTCGTCCCGAAAAGAATAGGGATGAATAATCCTGAAAAAATTGCACTTAAAGTCTCCGGCTGGATGAAAACACTTTCAAGAGTCGGAACACCCATTGTTGCACTCTTAAGCCATTCTACCGACTTTGTGCTGAAACTCCTGAACCTCAGGCCTCCTTCGGAACCTAACGTTACGGAAGATGAGATCAGGATGCTCATCCGCCAGGGGAATAAAGCCGGCGTAATTGAAAAGGCCGAACAGGATATCCTTGAATCGGTCTTCCGCCTCGGGGATAAAAGGGTTGAGGCCGTTATGACGCCGAGGACGAAAATTGTGTGGCTGGATATTAATGCTCCGAGCGAAGAAAATAAAAAAATTATACTTGAATCGCATTT
The Ignavibacteria bacterium genome window above contains:
- the cobO gene encoding cob(I)yrinic acid a,c-diamide adenosyltransferase, with the translated sequence MSGLKKGFIQVYTGNGKGKTTAALGQAIRSSGSGMKSLIIQFMKDFPYGELRALKSLEPLITIEQYGNDTFVLEKRPPEDKEKEEIQRGLKRAQDALLSGEYDLVILDEICVCFYFGLLNLDDVMPLLSMKPENVELILTGRYCPEEILDMADLVTDMREIKHYYRKGITSRKGIEC
- a CDS encoding ATP-grasp domain-containing protein yields the protein MKVAVVYNISHADLAHYEKMATPSVEINFEPYFDIEHSSPLDGYHSITRALCEAGFDAYSLNIFDDYNTFLSDYRQNRPDVIFNMVEYYNDKPTLEMNFACLLQMMDIPYTGAPPMALATCQRKILAKSILSSMGINTPKFRVVSCQEEARGLGLRYPLIVKPSQEDASLGIEDESVVGNEGQLLERVQYVLERFNQKVLIEEYIDGRELNVAVMGDRFPRVLPISEIDFSNMPPHLNNIVSYQAKWDPYHEAYHMARAICPSLLPAEVELDAKELALKAFKALGARDYARVDMRLAKNNELFVLEINPNPDLTEDAGFMRSSKAAGYSFRRTLKRIVEMAWARRVKCPKENFQKPDLELTVK
- a CDS encoding phospholipase gives rise to the protein MTECSIRVNKTARYFVLGEVTGQINQVWFVCHGYGQLASHFLKHFSKLNDGTRLIVAPEGLSRFYLSGTSGKIGASWMTSEDRLNEISDYIGYLNAIYNEIFSTVQRDSAEVFLLGFSQGTATASRWFNNGKIEIDDLILWGGHLPPEINLENPMYRKAKLSLVYGTGDEYLKPAYYSMDEMRLQAHQIQYQVISFEGGHWIKPDVLIKLSTTEMAKELK
- a CDS encoding ferredoxin family protein; this translates as MPWVITRLCADCQDTACVKVCPVDCIYGLTVEDPNYRRQLFIHPDECINCSACEPECPWGAIFEDSEVPEIFKEDSEINANIFKDHPSQDFTTTPEPIRENPTPQEIEENKRKWGYI
- a CDS encoding HlyC/CorC family transporter, yielding MDNVTLELIIILILIIANGLFAMSEIAVVSSRKARLENLARKGNQKSRTALDLANSPSKFLSTVQVGVTTISVITGAVSGATLGKKLSYVLSTVPFIGQYADILGYTLVVAAITYVTLVIGELVPKRIGMNNPEKIALKVSGWMKTLSRVGTPIVALLSHSTDFVLKLLNLRPPSEPNVTEDEIRMLIRQGNKAGVIEKAEQDILESVFRLGDKRVEAVMTPRTKIVWLDINAPSEENKKIILESHFSHFPVCDENLDNLKGVISIKELYYFHVQGKQYDIHTHLQEPLFIPEGTRALKLLDRFKESGKSIAIVIDEYGGVEGLITITDLVEEVLGELSMQDHAEPYAKRRDDGSWLVDGMIPVDEFKRVFKLETLPGEETEDFQTIGGFILLKMEKIPKEGEKLESAGLNFEILDMDGNRIDKVLVTGAKKP